The following is a genomic window from Prunus persica cultivar Lovell chromosome G7, Prunus_persica_NCBIv2, whole genome shotgun sequence.
AtggaacatatatataaagccaTTTTTCCATTATGGATAGCTGGCCACGGCAGTGAGGCTGTCAGTTTCTTGTGTTAGTTGTTAATTGGTGCTCCCTCTTGCTGAGTTTGTTTGGGGCTGCCCCATTCTTTGTAGCTGGTtcgtttttttcattttcaatatatTCATTGATTTGCCCAATAAAAATTGAACCtttatttgttgttatttGCTGAATGTGGcacaaatgaaaaacaaatagagTTAGGAGATGGGTTGTAAAGCCAGAGCAATTACAAGGGAACTGCAGAAAAGCAATTACAAAGGGACTGTAAAAAAACCAAGACAGTAGCTCTAACGGGAAAGGAAGATAGTTTCGTGTGGCAATTTTCGCTATATGAATATGTTTTACAGATTATGCAtccaaatatttgcaaatgtttgtatttttcattaatGTGATATTGCTATATATTTGTTTGctggaaaggaaaagaaggcgAATATGTAGTTTCAATGTACTAAATCCAGTCATGTTCACCTACATTGCTGCAAGAGACAAGAAGTACCCTATTCTTCAATTGCTGgacaaaacaaattatttaCTCATATATTAACAAACTtggatttaattagtttttgtaCTGCTTCCATGTTATTATATTACTCTTATAGTTccccttttcctttctctttatcttttccaTTAACATCATGGACAGGTAGTTGAAGAGTGTGATGTAATCATTTTCGCAGTGAAACCTCAAATACGTACGCCTTCTTTCGcttggttttcttttcctgtCCGTAAATATGAAATAATGCTCTTAGCCTCATACTCTAGTGAAATAATTTGACATGCATATTTTTATTAACGCTCTGTTGATCACTGATAATCCTTATtaagttttatctttttaatcATAAACTGGATTGTTGGATATGCAGTTAAGGAAGTAATCTTGGACTTACGGCCACTACTTTCACAAAATAAACTTCTTCTGTCACTTGCTGTGGGACATAAATTGCAAGCTCTACAGGTTTGTATAGATGACTGCTATATGAAATTGACGACTTGTTGCATAAGTCCTTAATAATAGAATCTCAATAATGTTAACGGGTGATGACCGAACTTCTCAACCAATTCATAACAAAATGATGATTTCTTAGGTTCATGTCCTCTGAGTCTAGATTCTCACTCTTAGCCGGTCATTGAGTCTCAACTGTAAGACATGCTCAAAGCATATTGCGATATTTAGACAATTCTGGTCCGGTTAAAATTCATCTTCCCAGTTGACTCTGTGTAGATGTTATCATCAATCACAATGTGGTCTGTCTACTTTGCCAATTGCTATACAGGTTTTATGGAATATCTTCCAGCAACTTAATATTGGAAAACATATGCATTTTATCTATGATATGAAGGTTAAGAGTTGTTTTTCATTCGATACAGGCTGATTTTCACTTTGATAGTAAACATTATTCATTATTATGGAGTTATGCAGACGCTCAACATTATTCATTAGGTCGTTCATGAATACTCTCTGGAAGATTTCAGTTATCTGTTCACTATTACAATTTATTCTTTTGAACTGGTACTGTTACAATTCGAAAGTCCTGTTTCCTTGACCAATTCCAAAAATACCTCAGTTATCAAATCTATTATGTTCGTGTTGAAGTGTCATTTTGGTTTATGTTTACTAAGGTAAGGATGAATCAAATATCTAGTGAGTAAAAGCGGTGGTCATCATAGATGGAAAAGTAAGCCAAATTAGATAGAATCATGATTGCTTACAAATTTTCTTATGTTCTATCCATTACCAGAAAAAAACGATACTTCAATGCAAACATTTCTACTGTTTCCTCTGTGTCCTTGAGCTATCTGTTGGTAGCGTTACTGTGATATGCTTGAAAAAGTTTTCAAAGATTATTAATTTACAGTAAAGTTCCTGaactttcatatttttaatacTTATTTGTTCAAAGCTTCTATCCAGGAATGGGTCGGTCATGGTAGATTTGTTAGAGTAATCCCTACTACTACTTCTATCATTGGTGAGGCAGCTACAGGTAACAACTAATTCCTTGTTCTCACATTTTTTGTGTTATACTGAAAGAAATGCTTTCTTCATCTAAATTATTTAACTTCACTGCCGTTTGGCCATGTTGGGGACTGTGATTAACTGGATTATGTGGTAGGATTGGATTGCACTGGATTACATTTCATTGGAGAGGATAGCTAGTCCAATCCTATGTTTGACAACGATGGAGAACTAATGTACTTAAATTAAACAGTTATGCACTTGGGAGAAGCTGCAACAGAAAACGACGGAGAGCTAATAGCAGATCTATTTGGAGCTGTTGGCAAGGTGTGGAAAATGGATGAGAAATTGTctgatgctgctgctgctgtcgGGTATGTACATGTCTTTGCTATCATCAAAGATAAACATAATCACTCATGTAAACTGGGTAGCATATTGTTGCTGCTGCGTATCATTCCTGTTTTCTAAATCAAAAGATAAAACATAATCACACTTGTAAACTAGGAAGTATCTGGTTACTGCTTATGTATATCATTAGAGTTTGGAAATGCACCTGCTTTTGCACTTACACATCATTCTGTGTGCACATATGTTCATCTGTCAACAAATATTTAGAGGGACATTTGACAAGCtccttctgtttttttctatGGGCACTTTATGGAGTACTAGACACCATAGACATGTCATCTCGCGTACGCTtctctttcaattttcaaaaaagaaaaatacatcaGTAGCTATTCACCATAGTTAGTGGCTTTGTGTTTGATATAATTTTGCAGAGGTGCTGGTACGGCATTTGTATATATAGCAATAGAAGCTATGTCTGATGGAGGTGTAGCCGCAGGCTTACCACGAGAAATTGCTTTGAGTCTTGCTGCTCAAGCTGTAAGTGGAAACTGTTATGTATACTTAAGAATCTAGTGGTGTGTATTATAACTATAACGTTATATGTATCTAGACACTCCATTATCTTTCCCCAAGATTTGTGCTGGGTTCTTGATATATGCTTCTGAAAACAATTCAAGGCCTTAAATGAGATTGCTAAAAAGCTCAGACTTCTACTTTGGATTCACAGAACACACATTCTAGTGAGAGGTTATACAAACGTACGGATTTTTCACGGTCTATTTAGAAAGTGACTTTTAGCAAAGAATAGCTTCTGTTTCATTCTTCAGCCACGTCcagcttctttttcttgagtTAATAATGCAGGCATTTGATAGGCTTAGATGCACAAATATCTGAGTGATCAGAACATCATTTTTTAAGAAATGAAGTTGATTGAACTTTGAGATAGTGTTTCGAAACATTTTGGATGATCATAATTTCAACGGAATATAAGATGTTCTTATAGAACAGCATAATGATTCTACTcatgaattttaaaatggaCTCTGTATATTGTGGGTGAATGGGTATGCTGGTGCATTTGTGGTCTGAAATTCTTTTCGGTGATTCTTTCCATGCCTCCATTTTATCAAGAATGCTCCTCCAAGTTTCTTCTTGCTCTATAGATCAATAACCTCACGCAGGCTCATGATATGCCATGCTTTTGCCTGGCAATTATATTCTTTAGGAACCTGGTCCTCATGTTATGAACAATTCTAGGCCTCTGATTTATATCTTTTCCCTTCTGTCTCTCTTGTTCTGCTGAAGTTCTATGGAGCAGCTGCCATGGTAatgaaaacaggaaaacacCCAGGTCAGCTGAAAGACCAAGTTGCTTCACCAGGAGGAACCACCATTGCTGGGATTCATGAGCTTGAGAAGGGTGCTTTTCGCGCGAGCATGATGAATGCGGTTGTTGCTACTACCAAGCGTAGCCATGAGATGGGCCAATGACTTGGCTTTCCATGCATAAATTACCCCTAGTAGGGTTGGTTATGCTTATGACGACGACATCAGAAAGTTACTCCGAATGCAGGAGACTGGCCATGCCAGCCAATTTGTACCATGTTGCTCATGGTATGATTCTTCTGCATTGTGTTGAAGCGGATTCTACTTCCAGTGTATGAACGTACGTTGGACTGCTCTGTAAAATAAACGGTTTCTACATGAGTAAAGTCAATTCTCTCAGTGTAAATTTTACTAAAATAACTCTCGATCTTCTGCTCTGATATCATGGTAAAATTAGACTATTGATCTCAAAACGGTGACAATGAAtcataaattttatatattgtgAGTCAAGGCTTCGAATACTTAATTTGGGACTTCTATGTTCTCAACACGTACTTGTGTGTGGCTGGCTGGAACAGATTTTGTTAGGCACGCAATCTTGTTTGTGGCTGGAACAGATTATGTTACGTATATCTTGGAGTACATGTGGCCAAATTTGGGTATAGGATATTTTTAGGCTTGAAAGTTTGTTGGTTCCATATCTCAAACTGTTCAGATATGGATCAATAATTagtgtatattattattttaacgTTAACcaatgaatagtgattatgtTAATCATAAACTGGAgccttattaaaattattaaaaaatttaattgaggCAATTGAGTCTTTGAGTATATAGTCTTTGTATATTAGAAACAATTTCAAAGTTACAAACTgttacaccatttaatttcagCGTCGTTCTAACTCACAAATCACCACTATTTTGTAAAGGGACACTTACAACattagggttttcttttaaattatttgttttctcatgACATCtgttaatcaacatgacattGGTTTAGTGTTTATGTAAAAGAAAGATGGGTTCATCAAGTGCTAcgtcaaaaaatacaaatgttattttgaccaaaaaaattgtCATGATGAAACTCATGAAAGGGACCGATGATGTAAGGATTCATGactttataattatttttataaaatttaataagtTATGCACCAAATTGTTATTGATCTCAAATCAGAGGGATGCAAAGCTTGTCCTAGTCTGACACGTTTCACTCAAGCCAACCCGACCCATCAATTCCTTTGTTCGGGTTAGATGACCCGAATTTTATTCAAACGAACCAGTCATGATAAAAGCGGCACTGCCTCGCTGCTGACTGAGACTACTACTCCTCCCTCCCTTCTGTTTCTGCGTCactttaagaaaacaaaaacaaactgaATCTGACTCTGATACGACGTCGCATTTGGTCATGGAGGCGTTACCCATCCCCACAGACACGTTCAAGCTAGGGTTCATCGGAGCAGGTAAAATGGCGGAGAGCATCGCCAGAGGGATCGTCCGATCGGGCGTTCTGCCTCCAAATCGTATCTCTACGTTCCACGCTAACCCCATTCGACGCCAAGCCTTCGAGTCCTTCGGCGTCGAGCTCCTCCACAAAAACGACGACGTTTGGCCCTCtctcccttttcttctttgtgtaTCTGTCTGTATCTTTTGCGGTGAAAAATTTGAGTTGCATTTCTTCTATGGTGATTACAGGTGGTGGAAGATAGTGATATCGtcattttctctgtcaaaCCTCAAGTTGGTATTTACACTATTCCATTATCTCTCAATTTCTCAAGGATAttgtatttataatataattggtttttaaaagtaaaaaaaaattatttatttatgatttgCTCTTGCTTCTTGTATGATTGAAATGTATCTTGATTTTAGTGATATGGGAATGAATTTTTAGGTGGTGATTTTGTGGATGTTTACCAGATAATGATGTGGTTGTGCCTTTGCATTTGTGCAGTTAAAGATGTAGTTTTGCAGTTGAGGCCACTGCTTTCCAAAAAGAAGCTGCTAGTTTCAATTGCTGCTGGAGTCAAATTGAAAGATCTGCAGGTCTCTCAGTTACAACTCTTCTTGCTTTTTATCTAAATTgactatttgtttttttggtcaactatCTAAATTGACTATAGTCTATATGGATTGGCCAAAACACTGTATTTTTTTCATGAACCTCTAACTTCCAGTTTATCATTTTGAGTGAGTTCTTTTTAGTTTCTACGAAAAGGTTATGTTCTGAACATATTACATGCGTTAATTGATTTAAGTATTGTACACAGTGGAGCGAAAAGTTTATATTGGCGTGTGCtaagctatatatataaacaaactcTACTCTTAAGGACTGCatagatgttttttttttttttttaaggaatcTGTATGGAAATACTAttaataagaaagaaaggattCATGTAGCCATGGGacacaaacagaaaaagaCAACAGGAAATAATATGCAATGCAAATGTACGTAAGAGTTGGAGTGAACAGGTTGTATATGctttcaaagaagaaaattacatgtataatttttttttttacacattAGCCCACCCACATTTGCATGCCTCTCCCTTTCCCTTCCCACAAAATTAGTTCCACTCCTTTACCATTTCACAGTGAGCAACTCTTTTTCATCTTTCACTTCCCTTTTGCCTTTCTCTAAAGAATGACAGGGAGTAGACAGAGAGTAGGGAATTAACTTTTCTGAAGGTAAAAGGGAGGATAGAGGGCTGGGCTTAACTAACGTCAGTCTAATATACCTGTGtaaattcttttttcaaattcaagCCAACTTTCAGCTCTGCTTGTGTAAAAGTCAATTATAAAAGAGTGCATTTCTTTCCAGCCTCAAGCATCACCCTTTTCTTTGTCTAATGCAATAGATGAATAAATCTGTTGTTCTGTTCCACATTTGTTTTCCTTGCAGTGTCTGATGAATAAGCACACGTTACTGTTAACCAAGTTTTGTAAAAAAGTAGAATTATATTTACTATTTTGGGGAAATTTGAAGTTCCCAATGTTTGGTTCACTATATAGAGGATGAAAGGAGTAATAAGTTAATAACAGAACAGACAATTTGATGAACTGAATGAGCAATATAGCATGTTATCACCTTACCATTCATTCTTGAATTTCAGAGTCTGGTCACTTGTAGTGCTCCCCTTGTTTCTCCTGTCTATAAGGAAATATGACAGTAACTTTGGAAAGGTCCTTTAGtgtaaatgaagaaaaatgggTGTTGCAAATCAATATCTGTAGTTAACAGTCTAATTATGATTATCCCCATTTATGAATGTGCCAGCCACCAGAAAGAATACGATGCTGTTCATGACAATAATAGTGCTGATAGTGAAGTTTGAGAGATGTTGACAATGCAGTCTTCTCATTGCACAAAGTCAATTATTTACCCACAGTTACATTTAGCCATTGGTAAATTTAGCCAGTTCTCACCCTTCAAAATTGTGACAACATagtaacaaaaatttaagtttcttaaccattttattttcgAAAAGTAATCTTGGGCAGCTTCAGTAATTTGGGGTTACTAGTTTTATGATTGCCGGAACACAGTATACTTTGTTTTGACCAGCATCTCTTGATAATAACTATAGTTACTGGACTGCATGCTCTTAATACCAGGGAAGCCTAATCCTGGAAATGACTTTTTAGCATCAAATTTGTttaacataaataattttattattctatACGTTAATCATAAGATTAAGTGTGATAGCTTCTATAGTTTGTGCGCACTATCTCTTCCTGTTTGTTGATCCCCATGCTCTAAGTCCTTTGATTCCTACCACCGTACAagtatattctttttctttttttggtctttcATGCATGTAGTTCTATTTTAAACTTTAATGTATAACTTTTGAGTTCTTAAtgttattgaaaataaaaggttGAGGCACCTTCAGTTTTTTTTCGTTTAATCTATTAACGGAATCGTTTTATCTACCTTAGGAGTGGGCTGGTAACAGCCGATTTATTAGGGTAATGCCAAACACTCCTTCTGCTGTTGGTGAGGCAGCATCAGGTACTTCTGTTATCCTGTCAGTGGTTTATTCCTTGACTtagaataaaaacaaataatgtCAGGTATACTATTATTTTTAACGTATCTGCAAACTGGCTTGGCACTGTTTTTTGCATTGTGAACCAAATTGTTATTTGCTTAAGTGAATATTTTTGGTACGAACTTACAATGAGGTGCTCCATGCAAATTTTCAGTTAAAAAAGTAAACTAATAGGTTTGGAGGATTTTTAAAACTAATATTCTTTTATGAAGCCATTTTTAAAGCAATATTTACTAAACTTCATGTTATACTTCTGCTGCCTATAGAAATAGTAACTAGCAGCATTTGGCGTATTACACAAAagtactgtttttttttttttttttccataataGTTTGCATAAAAGTTGGGAATATGACAGCTGGCTACCCTAGATCATGCTAGTATGACATGTTACAGTTGTTACAAGACTTGCAAAATGCTGTTTGTGGTAGTGCATTGGATTGATTGACATGTTGGTCTTACATACCTTTTAACTCTTCAAGTTTTCCTCTCGCGtatttgcatttttctttgttcatttttcatattgCTTTTAATTTGGTACGCCAAATTTGTATGAGTAGAATGAAATTGGTCATGCCTCTAATCCTCTGGTCACACAGTTATGAGCTTGGGAGTAGGTGCAACAGAACAAGATGGAGACCTAATAGCTAAATTATTTGGATCAGTAGGAAAGACGTGGAAAGCTGATGAAAAATTGTTTGATGCAGTTACTGGCGTTAGGTATGTGACTTTGTGTCGCAATAAAAAATGATGCTGTTCATTCTCCACTGCAGAATATCTTTTACTTATCTCTTGTTGCAATCAGAGATCTTTCTTTCAAATATACTCTTAGTGTATCTTCCAAAGAGGTTCCTAGGTTTGTTAATCATGCATTTTCATCCCAATAATTGTAATAATTTTAGATATAAAGTCATAGATTCTGGTTTTATTGATACCTTTTATAAACATACAGTGGCAGTGGTcctgcatatatatatttggcgATAGAGGCTTTGGCAGATGGAGGAGTTGCTGCAGGTCTACCTCGAGAACTTGCACTGGGTCTAGCATCTCAAACTGTAAGTCTGCTTATATTGCATGGTGTTTTAGTACTCAACCAGTCATGTGACATCATCACATCATCACACCATCGTGTATTTGTGTCTATTTGTCACAATTTGTAACAACGTAGGTCTAGATAATCCCt
Proteins encoded in this region:
- the LOC18770525 gene encoding pyrroline-5-carboxylate reductase; this encodes MAGEGVSPLAQVNPIDKEAFKLGFIGAGNLASSVATGLVKQGILPASRIFTAHRNPESRVDFTSMGIKVFPKNHQVVEECDVIIFAVKPQILKEVILDLRPLLSQNKLLLSLAVGHKLQALQEWVGHGRFVRVIPTTTSIIGEAATVMHLGEAATENDGELIADLFGAVGKVWKMDEKLSDAAAAVGGAGTAFVYIAIEAMSDGGVAAGLPREIALSLAAQAFYGAAAMVMKTGKHPGQLKDQVASPGGTTIAGIHELEKGAFRASMMNAVVATTKRSHEMGQ
- the LOC18769482 gene encoding pyrroline-5-carboxylate reductase, whose product is MEALPIPTDTFKLGFIGAGKMAESIARGIVRSGVLPPNRISTFHANPIRRQAFESFGVELLHKNDDVVEDSDIVIFSVKPQVVKDVVLQLRPLLSKKKLLVSIAAGVKLKDLQEWAGNSRFIRVMPNTPSAVGEAASVMSLGVGATEQDGDLIAKLFGSVGKTWKADEKLFDAVTGVSGSGPAYIYLAIEALADGGVAAGLPRELALGLASQTVLGAASMVTSTGKHPGQLKDDVTSPAGTTIAGIHELEKGGFRGILMNAVLAAARRSREFSQSQ